The Myotis daubentonii chromosome 21, mMyoDau2.1, whole genome shotgun sequence genome window below encodes:
- the LOC132222788 gene encoding zinc finger protein OZF-like, producing MNFEDVAIAFSQEEWGLLDEAQRHLYCDVMLEVFALVSFVGHWHKMDDVEAYCEHSVSVGESQVRVSKTAAATQRTHLCKPCFSVLKDILHLTELQVVYFEKNVFLSDACVRDLCFSTNPHQQQKDASGEKPWKEDMESASLVTSCCFYLSGVPEANMEVGEDSPDISGFLRHQATLNTEEPHSNNEISKEFLSGKRHHQGVECETAFSRKQKVAYEKGLCSGDMIDEYNKCGEVCRQTFNHLQHRRVHTTEKPYECTDGGKVFSESIALIKHNRVHTGEKPYECSECGKSFSKRSDLTIHHRVHTGEKPYECSECGKSFSQRSDFTRHHRVHTGEKPYECSECGKHFNQRCYLTIHRRVHTGEKPYECSECGQSFSQRCHLTVHHRVHTGEKPYECSECGQSFSQRCHLTIHHKVHTGEKPYKCSQCEKHFSERAALTRHYRLHTGEKPYECTDCGKSFSRRSYLTLHHRVHTGEKPYECSECGKHFSERVALTRHHRVHTGEKP from the exons atgaactttgaggacgtggccattgccttctctcaggaggagtgggggctacttgatgaggctcagagacatctGTActgtgatgtgatgctggaagtgtttgcacttgtaTCATTCGTAG GTCATTGGCATAAAATGGATGATGTGGAGGCCTATTGTGAACACAGTGTATCTGTAGGAGAGTCTCAGGTCAGGGTTTCCAAGACAGCTGCAGCCACCCAGAGGACTCATCTGTGTAAGCCGTGCTTCTcagtgttaaaagatattttgcacctgactgagttACAAGTGGTTTACTTTGAGAAGAATGTGTTCTTAAGTGATGCGTGTGTGAGAGACTTGTGTTTCAGTacaaaccctcaccagcaacagaaggatgccagtggagagaagccctggAAAGAAGATATGGAGAGTGCCTCGCTTGTGACAAGTTGCTGCTTCTACTTATCTGGGGTGCCTGAAGCCAATATGGAGGTCGGTGAAGACTCCCCAGACATCTCAGGGTTTCTCCGGCACCAGGCCACTCTTAACACTGAGGAGCCACACAGTAACAATGAGATTTCaaaggaatttctcagtggaaaaagacaTCACCAGGGGGTTGAATGTGAAACAGCTTTCAGCCGGAAACAGAAAGTTGCTTATGAGAAAGGTCTCTGCTCTGGAGATATGATTGATGAGTATAATAAATGTGGGGAAGTATGTAGACAAACCTTCAACCACCTTCAACACAGGAGAGTTCACACTACAGAAAAGCCCTACGAGTGTACTGATGGTGGGAAGGTCTTCAGTGAAAGCATTGCTCTCATTAAAcacaacagagttcacactggagaaaagccatatgagtgtagtgaatgtgggaagtccttcagtaaAAGGTCTGACCTCACTatacaccacagagttcacactggggaaaagccatatgagtgtagtgaatgtgggaagtccttcagtcaaagGTCTGACTTCACtagacaccacagagttcacactggggaaaagccatatgagtgtagtgaatgtgggaagcatttTAATCAAAGGTGTTACCTCACTATACACcgcagagttcacactggagagaagccatatgagtgtagtgaatgtgggcaGTCCTTCAGTCAAAGGTGTCACCTCACTgtacaccacagagttcacactggagaaaagccatatgagtgtagtgaatgtgggcaGTCCTTCAGTCAAAGGTGTCACCTCACTATACACCAcaaagttcacactggagaaaagccatataagTGTAGTCAATGTGAGAAGCATTTCAGTGAAAGGGCTGCCCTCACTAGACACTacagacttcacactggagaaaagccatatgagtgtactgaTTGTGGGAAATCCTTCAGTCGAAGGTCTTACCTCACTctacaccacagagttcacactggagaaaagccatatgagtgtagtgaatgtgggaagcatttcagTGAAAGGGTTGCCCTCACtagacaccacagagttcacactggagaaaaaccataa